The genomic region AACACCTCGGCCATCGCACTGCGGGTGACTGTGTCGTTCCAGTACGCCCGGACGTGGTCGACGAGCAGCACGTCAGGTTTTGTCGTCCGCAGCCGCTCGGCGACCTCCGGCAGGCAGTCGGGCATCAGCCAGTCGTCACCGTCGATGAACCACACGTACTCGCCGACGGCCCGGTCCAGCCCGATGTTGCGGGCCGGACCGAGGCCGACGTTCTCCGGCAGCCGGACCGCACGGACCCGGGGGTCGCGGGCCGCGTACTCGTCGATGATCTCGCCGCTGGCGTCCGGCGAGCAGTCGTCGACGGCGATGACCTCGATGTCGGTGTCCGGTTGCCCGAGGATCGAGTCCAGGCATTCGCGCAGATATCCCTGCACCCGGAAGGCCGGCACCACGAAACTGATCAGGGTCATCCGGCCGTCCCTCCGTCAGCGGGGCGTCACACCTCCCGCGCCCAGGGATGCGGCCGACGCCCGCGCGTCACGGGCCGGTCGGACGAACCAGGCCAGGACGGCGCTCGCCACGAAGACCACGAGAAGGTACGCACCGAGTGTAGCCATGCCCATACCGACCATACCGGCAATCGCGGCGAGGGCCAGCAGCACCGAACGTCCCTCCCAGCCCAGCGTGGCCGCGTGCAGAGGCGGCGCCACCTGCCGCTTCTCCAGTCGCGCCGTCAGGTCGTAGTGGTGCACGGTGAGCACGAAGACGTAACCGAAGATCAGCCACCCGGGCGCGTCGCCGACCACACCGACCGCGATGGCGAACAGGTACTCGCCGGCCCGCAGCGCCGCCGGCACCAGCCAGTCCAACGGGCCGTTGTGTGCCGCCCCGGCACCGAGGCCGCCGGCCAGCAGCACCAGCAACGCCACCGGCACCGTCCAGCGCAGACCCTCCGGCGAGTCGCCCAGCAGCGCCGCGACAAGCAGCACCGCAGGGCCGAGCGCGGCGATCACCGCCAGTGTGAGCGGACCCATCGGGCGGACCGCAGGCAACCAGCGGGCCAACGGCCCGTCGTCGCGGTGCAGCGTCGCGTCGACCGTGTCCAGCACCGGCACCCGCATCCAGCGGGCCCGCAGCGTACGCAGCGCCCCGGTGTACGCGAACGCCAACGTGCCCCACACCAGCACCGCGACAAGGCTGACAAGCGGGTTGAACAGCGCCACTGTGATCGCGATCAGCGCCCACCGCTCACCGATCGGGAACACGACGGTCCGCTTCAGCCAGTACGACAGCGAACCCGTGTCCGCCTGCACCCGTGTCGACGCCGCGTTGAGCCGGTCACCGATCCCGCCGCTGGCACCAGTCGCCGATCGAGGCCGGCGTGCCGCCTCGTCGTGCAGCACCCCGTACCAGGTGTCGGTCATGTGCCGGACGGTCTGCAACGTCATCGCGGCGATCGCCAGCGCCCAGCCGTTGCCCAGCCCGGCGTGGCTCACCCCGAAGCCCAGCCCGGCGTAGACGAGGTATTCCTTCGCCCGGTCGGCCATCGTGTCCAGCCAACCGCCCCAGGCGCTGAAATGCCTTGTGTAACGGGCCAACTGACCGTCCACGCAGTCCAGCACGAACCCGAGGTAGAGCAGCACGGCGCCGCCCACAAGCGCGGGTCGCCCGCCGACGCCGAACAGCACGGCAGCGGCCAGCGCGAACAGCACCGAGATCACCGTCACCCCGGTGGGGGTGAGACGCATCCGTGCCGCCAGCCGCACCACGTACGGCGACCAGGTGCTGACGAAGTACGTGGAGAAGAAGTCGTCCTTCTCCTTCACCGACAGCCGCAGTTCGGCCCGGTCCTCGTCCACAGCCGTCACCGCCGCCTCGGCAGCGGCCAGCCCGACGGCGTCCTCGACCCGGTGCGCGACGAGCAGGCGTACCCGCTGGGCGAAGATCAAGGTGCCGAGCGCCGCGAGACCCGCGACGAGCCGGTCCACGGCGGACCCGGGACCACCGGCGGGGGCCGAGCCTGCCGAGCCCCCACCGCCGGCCACCGGCAGCGGCGACACGTCACCGGCCGGGCCGATCGGGGCGGCGACGGGGAGCACTCCGGACGCGGCGGCGCGGGCCGCAGCGGCGAGGTTCGGCAGGTCGTCCACGCCGACCCGCAACGCACCGCCGAACACGCCTGTGGCGTCGCCGTCCAGGTCGCCCACAGCGCCGGCGTCGACGACCTGCCCGCGTTCCTCGCGCACCGCCGTCCGTCCCGGCACCGGCGGATCGCTGAGCACCAGCGCCACCGTCGGCCCCACCGGGCTGGTGGCCAGATGCCGCAGTACGGCTGTGTGCGCCACCAGGTCGGTGCCTGTGACAAGCAGCGGACCGGTGGCGGCGTCGGCAAGCGCGGCCAGGTCGTCGAGGGTTGCCGCGAAGCGCACCTCGTCCGCCCCCGCCCGGCGCAACTGGGCGGCGAGCCGGTCGGCAAGCGGCTCGCCGGTCGCGGTGGCCAGGCCCGCCGCGGGCGTCCCGGCGGCGAGCACTATCGCGAGCGTCACCGCGGAACCGCGGCGTGGTACGCGTCGAGCGCCTCGGCGATGGTGCCGTCGAGCGTCAACCGGCCCGCGTCGAGGAACAACCCCCGACGGCAGAACCGGGTCAGGTCCTTTTCGTTGTGTGACACCAGCACCAAGGTGCGCCCCTCCCCGAGCAGACGATCAATCGTCGCGTAACACTTCTTGCGGAACTCCGCGTCGCCAACCGCGGTCACCTCGTCCATCAGCAGGATCGGGTGCGGCAGGTGCGAGATGATCGCGAAGCCGAGCCGCACCTTCATCCCCGACGAGTAATGCCGCACGGACGTGTCGATGGCCCGTTCCACCTGCTCACCGGCGAACTCGACGATCTCGTCGAAGTGCCGCTTCAGGTAGCTCGCCGACAGCCCGTGCAGTCCACCGACCAGGTGCAGGTTCTCCCTGCCGGTCAGGTCGTTGGAGAAACCGGCGGACAGCTCCAGCAGCGGGGCCACCGCCCCGTGCACCCGGATGCTGCCCTCGTCCGGAATGAGCACCCCGGCGATCAGCCGCAGCAGGGTGCTCTTACCTGTGCCGTTGCGGCCGATCACCCCGACCGTCTCGCCCGGCTCGACGGTGAACGACACGTCGCGCAGCGGCCAGAACTGGCCCGGCAGGGCACCCCGCGCGCCCCGGTGGATGAACAACTCCCGCAGCCGCAGCTGGCGACGACGGTTGCGGACGAACCGGATGCCCAGCTGATCGGCCTCGATGATCGGCGCCATCTCAGAGTTCCTTGAGCACGGCGGGCTCCAGCCGGCGGAACGACCACCAGCCGGCGGCCAGCACCAGCAGGCTGCCGACGACGGTGGTGGCGAGCAGGCGGGCGTCCGGGAACTCGTCCGGGTACCAGATCGCGTGGTGCAGCTGGAAGATCCCCACCAGCGGGTTCAGCTCGTACACCACCTTCAGCCAGCCGGGCAGGCTGGACTCCCGGACCAGGCTGAGCGGGTAGATGATCGGCGTGGCGTAGAAGAGCACCCGGATGATCAGCCTCATGAGCCGTTCCACGTCGCGCATCAGCACGTTCCACGCCGACAGCAGCAGGGCCAGCCCGATCAGCAGGGCCGCCTGGACGACCACCGCGAGCGGCAGGGCGAGCAACGACCAGCCGGGGTGGATCCGACCGTGCACCGTGTAGATCACCGCGATGGCGGCGAGGATCGGCAGGCCCGCCGCGTACTCGGCGAACCGGCCGGTGACCCGGCCGATCGGGAAGACCTGCCGGGGTACGTTCATCGTGGTGATCAATCGGGACTGGCCGGTCAGCGCGTTCGTGGCCTCGCTCAGCGCCGAACTGGTCCACATCCAGGCGAAGATCCCCGTGATCAGGAACAGCGGGTACGACCCGGCCGCCTCACCGAGGTGCCGGCCGGTATCGCGGGAGTACAGCACCCCGAAGACGAACCAGTAGATGGCGCCCATGCCGAGCGGCTCGATAAGCGACCAGAAGTAGCCGAGCACCGACTGCTGGTACTTCACCGCGAGATCACGCCGGACCAGGATGCGCAGCGAGTTGCGGTGCGACCACAACGCCGCGACGCCAGCGGTCACCGCAGCCTCCCGCCTCCTGAAACGGACGACAGGTTAGCAGTCGGTGAACGAATGCCCCGAATCGGCCGACTCAGCACTCAATCACGTTGACGGCCAGACCGCCACGCGCCGTCTCCTTGTACTTGACCTTCATGTCGGCGCCCGTCTCCCGCATGGTCTTGATGACCTTGTCAAGCGATACCGCGTGCACCCCGTCACCGCGCAGCGCGAGCCGGGCGGCCGTGATCGCCTTGATGCTAGCCACCGCGTTCCGCTCGATGCAGGGGATCTGCACCAGGCCACCTACCGGGTCACACGTCAACCCGAGGTTGTGCTCCATCCCGATCTCGGCGGCGTTCTCCACCTGCTCGGGAGTGCCGCCGAGCGCCTCGGCCAACCCGGCGGCGGCCATCGAACACGCCGAACCGACCTCACCCTGGCAGCCCACCTCCGCGCCGGAGATCGAGGCGTTCTCCTTGAACAACACGCCGATCGCCCCGGCCGCCAGCAGGAACCGCACCACGCCGTCCTCGTCGGCACCCGGCACGAACCGCGTGTAGTAGTGCAGCACCGCCGGGATGATCCCCGCCGCGCCGTTCGTCGGCGCGGTGACCACCCGACCGCCGGCCGCGTTCTCCTCGTTCACCGCCAGCGCGAACAGCGTCACCCAGTCCATCACGCGCAGCGGATCGGTACTCCCGGTGTCCGCCTCCAGGCTGCGCCGCAGCTCCGCCGCGCGCCGCCGGACCTTCAACCCCCCAGGGAGTACGCCGTCACGCTCGCAGCCCTGCTGCACGCACTCCCGCATCACCCGCCAGATGTCCAGCAGACCGGCCCGGATCTCCGCCTCGCTGCGCCAGGAACGCTCGTTGGCAAGCATCACCTCGCTGATCGACAGGCCCGTCGCGGTGGTGACCTCCAGCAACTGCGCCCCGGTCAGGAACGGGTACCGCACCCGCGTGCCGTCCGGCTTGATCCGATCCGCGCCGGCCGCCGCCTCGTCCACCACGAAGCCGCCGCCCACCGAGTAGTAGGTGCGGCTCCGCAGCTCGACACCCGCCCCGTCGTACGCCGCGAACGTCATCCCGTTCGGGTGGTACGGCAACGAACGGCGACGATGCAGCGTCAGATCTCGGTCCGGGTCGAAGTCGACCTCGTGCGCGTCCAGCAGGCTGATCCGCTGCTCGGCGCGAATCCGCTCGACCCGGGAGCCGACAGAATTCGTGTCGACCGTCTCCGGCGCCTCGCCGGCCAGCCCCAGCAGCACCGCCTGACCACTGCCGTGCCCGTGCCCGGTGGCACCCAGCGAACCGAACAGCTCGGCCTGCACCCGCGCCGTGTCGGTGAGCAACCCGTCGGCCTTGAGCCCCGACACGAACGTACGGGCGGCCCGCATCGGCCCCACCGTGTGCGAGCTCGACGGCCCGATACCGACACTGAAAAGGTCGAAAACACTGATCATGGCTGCGCTTCCTCGCCGTCGTCCCGTCGTACGGGATCCGGCCCGGTCGTGGCCACCGGTCAGGCGGCCCCGCTCGTGGTCGCCCGGTCGGGCGCCCGCCGGCCACCCGGGGTGGTGGGTGCCCGACCTGCGAGCCTACCCGCCCAGCACACCGCCCACCGGACCACGCGACCGCACGACCTGCCCGACGACCCGGCGCTGAGTCGGGGCTGCCCGACCACTCCGTCGCAGCCACCGCGCGTCCCGAACACGCCTCTTGACGCCCCGTCGCGAGCACCGGGTCCAAGATCATGCTTGATCTCCCGCGAGGGGCGAGGGGCGAGGGGCGCGCGGGCGCGGGAGGCGTTGGAGGCAGTCCGCACGGGTATGTACCTACGGGTCCACGGGTCGCCGATCCTCCTCGAGACCGAGGGCAGGGTGGCCAGCCCTTCCTACCGTGGATTGCAGACGCGGCGCATTGCCGCAGAGTGGGAGTACGACGATGAGTCGCAAACTGGTTCGGCCCCGCCAGGGGCGCATGCTCGCCGGTGTCTGCGCCGGCCTCGGTCAGCGGTTCGGTATGTCCGCCGGCATGGTGCGGCTGCTGTTCCTGTTGTCGCTGCTGCTGCCCGGCACCCAGGTGATCGTCTACCTGATCCTCTGGGTCCTCATGCCCAACGAGGACCGCTACCTCGCCGCCACAGGCCGCTGACCCTCCCCACAACAACCCGCGTTAAGGCACCACCGCCGGCCGAGGCAGCAACAACCCTGAAGTTGCTGCCTCGGCGGCACCTGAGGCAGCAACATCCCTGAAGTTGCGCGGATCTTGGCGCAAGGAGGGGGTGGCACAGGCGCGACGGCAGGCCGACGGGGCGACCGGCGGCATGAGACTCCTCCGTGAGCACCGCAGGATCTGCCGCGTGCACCGACGCCAGGGACACGCGAAACGCCCGCTCCGACGAAGGTCGGGGCGGGCGCTTCCGCGTACGGAGGTGTTGGTAGCTCAGGGAGCGGTGTAGGTGACAGTGACCTGCTGGTAGCCGAGGGAGCGCAGCAGCCCCTCCAGCATCTTGCGGGTGTTCTCCTCCGCACGGGCGGAGAGCCCGCTGTCCCGGGCGGCGGCGGTGATCCGTTCCTCGGCCAGCTGGTAGACCTGCTGCTGCCGGTTGGGATCGTTGCCGACCAGGTCGCCGAGCCGGTTGAGCAGGCCGCGCTGCTCGGCGAAGACGTAGCTCTTCTCCAGGTCGAGATTGGTCTCACCGAGCTGCGGCGCGGGCAGCTTGATCTCGACGGACTTACCGTCGGCGGACTGCACGATGGCACCCTCGCCGATCTTGGTGAAGTCGACGTACGCCTCCACGCTGCCGGCCCCGACGAACAGGGTGCGCTCGTTGAGCAGGAAGTCGGGAACGTTGCGCCTGTCGTTCTGGGTGTCGACCACGACCTGGAAGTTGCCCTCGGCGGCAACGTAGCGGCTGAGGTCCTGAATCGACTTCAGCAGCGGCGGCTGGCTGCGGTCGGTCTGCTCCTTGGCGAACGGGTTGCGGAAATCCGGCAGGAAGCCGGTCGCCTGCACGCCCAGCAGCACCACCACGGCAAGCGCGGCGGCACCGAGCAGCAGGAGCAGGCCACGGGCCGCCCCACCTGCCCCGCCGGTCGTCGGGCCGCCGGTGTCACCGGGTGTGTCCGCGGGCGGTTCGGGTGCCGCGGTCGAGCGCTCCTTGAGATCGTCGCCGGTCGGGTAACCGGGGAACTCCCTGGTGGGCTCGTTGATGTCAGCGTCGCGAGCCATCACACTCACCGTCCTCGTCAGACACGTCGTCTGCCAATGACGGTACGGCCCCCGTACGACAGCCGCGCGGTGAGCGGCCGGAAAGCACAAAACGGCAGGTCAGGCGAATGCTGAGAGCCCGGTGAGCCGCTGCCCGACGACCAGTTGGTGAATCTCCGAGGTGCCCTCGTACGTCAGCACGCTCTCCAGGTTGTTCGCGTGCCGCATCACCGGGTATTCGCCGGAGACGCCGTTGGCGCCGAGGATGGTGCGGCACTGCCTGGCGATGGCCAGGGCCTCCCGCACGTTGTTCAGCTTGCCCACGCTCACCTGCTCGGGGCGCAGCCGACCGGCCTCGGCGAGCCGGCCGAGGTGCAGGGCGAGCAGTTGGCTCTTGACCAGTTCGACGGCCATGTCGGCGAGCTTGGCCTGGGTGAGCTGGAACCCGGCGAGCGGGCGGCCGAACTGGGTACGGGTGGTGGCGTACGCCAAGGCGGTTTCCAGGCAGTCGCGGGCGGCGCCGACCGAGCCCCAGACGATGCCGTAGCGGGCTTCGGTGAGGCAGCTCAGCGGGGCCTTCAGACCGATCGCCTCGGGCAGTTGCGCCGCCGCCGGAATGCGGACGTCGTCGAGGGAGATCTCGCCGGTCACCGAGGCGCGCAGCGACATCTTGCGGGGGATCTCCCGGGTCGTGACACCGGGCATATCCATGGGTACGGCGAAGCCACGCACACCGGACTCGGTACGCGCCCAGATCACCCCGACGTCGGCGATCGGCGCGTTGGTGATCCACATCTTGCCGCCGCTGAGCACCCAGTCGTCGCCGTCGCGGCGTGCGCGCGTGGCCATCGAGGCCGGGTCGGAGCCGTGGTCGGGCTCGGTGAGGCCGAAGCAGCCGATCACCTCGCCGGTGGCCATCGCGGGGAGCCAACGCCGTTTCTGGTCCTCGCTGCCGTAGCGCCAGATGGCGTACATGGCAAGCGAGCCCTGCACCGAGACGAGCGAGCGGACGCCGGAGTCGGCGGCCTCCAGCTCCTGGCAGGCCAGCCCGTACGCGACGGCGGAGGCGCCGGCGCAGCCGTACCCGCTCAGGTGCATGCCGAGCAGCCCGAGCTTGCCGAATTCCTGGGCCAGCTCCCGGGCCGGCACGCGACCCTGCTCGTACCAGTCGGCGACGTGCGGGCGGACCCGGTCGTCGACGAGTTGGCGGACGACGTCCCGGATCTGCCGCTCCTCCTCGCTGAGCGACGGGTCCAGATCTAGCAGGTCCAGTGGAGCGGTCATGGACGCCACCTTAACGAAGGCTCAGCGCGTGGCAGAAGTGCTCGTCACTCGGTCGACCCGGAGAGCACGAGCACCCGGGCGTGGATCTGGTTGCGCTGCTGAAGGGCCGCGCGCAGGGCACGGTGCAGGCCGTCCTCCAGATAGAGCCCGCCGTTCCACTGCACCACGTGCGGAAAGAGGTCACCGTAGAAGGTGGAATCCTCGGCGAGCAGCTTGTCGAGCGCCAGCTCACGCTTGGTGGTGATCAACTGGTCCAGGCGCAGCGGGCGGGGCGGAATCTCCGCCCACTGCTTGAGCGTCAGGTTGTGCTCCGGATAGGGACGCCCGTCCCGGACCGCTCTGAAGATCACGACGGCACGCTCCCCTCCCCGTGGCCGGGCCGACCGACGGCGCCGAGCCGGGCCGCGGCGGGCACCGCGCGGCGCGGCACCGATGACCGTGCCAGCCTAGCGGCCCAGCGCACGCAGCGTTCTGCTCCCTGATGTCAGTTTCGCTACCCGTCGTCCGTTCCTCAGCCGGACAACTGGGAGGAATGACTCAGCTCCACCGCCCGCGTCGCACCACGTCGTCCACACCACGACGTCCTCGGCGCAGCGATGGTGACCGATGGTCAGGTATGGGATAACCGATCGTGACCGCGCCGATGGGGCGGAACTCCGCCGGCACGCCAAACGCCTCCCGGTACGCGGCCAACCGCTGCGGCGGAATCCCGAAGAAACAAGCCCCCAGCCCCTCGTCCACTGCGGTGAGCAACATCAGCAGCGAGGCGAAGCCGGTGTCCACGTACCAGTAGGGCACCGGCCAGCGATCGATGGACTGATCCGTCCAACCCTTGTCCGACTCCGCGTACCGCCGCAGGTAGGCCGACTCGTTGGCGTGCGGCACCACGATCAGCGGTGCCCTGCGCATGCCGGCCAGCCAGCGCTCCCGCCCCCCGCCTCCGGGCGTCGCGGCCGCCCAGAACCGCTCCCGGTCGGCCGACTCCTCCAGCACCAGGAAACCCCAGCCCTGGGTGAAGCCGGCCGACGGCGCACGTATCGCGTGGTCGAGCAGCCGGTCCACCACGCCGGGCGGGACCGGGCGGTCCGGGTCGTAGTTGCGCACCATCCTCCGGCGCCGGACGACCTCGGCGAACTCCATCTCCCCGCCCTCTTCTCCCGCCCGCTCAGGCCCCGGGCCGGATGCCCCAGGCGCCCCGCCAGGTGGTGCCGGGCTTGAGCGTGAGTACGTCCCTGCCGGAGCGGAACGCGTCCGGCGGGCAGGTCATCGGCTCGATCGCCACCGAGCGCCGGTGCCGCTCGCCGGTGAGCGCGTCACCAGTGAACACCTGCCACCAGCCGAACTCCGCGTCCGCCCAGATACTCACCCCTGACGAGCCGTCCGGAGCGGCCAGACTCACCGACGAGCCGCCGTCGGCGTCCCGGATCACCTCCCCGAAGCAGAGATCCAACTCGACCCCACCGATCCGGCGCGGGCTGGTCCAGTCGTACTCGGTGCCTGCCACCGGGGTGACCCCCACCGGCAGCAGCCGGCCGTCCACAAGCACCCGGGTACGCGTCGGCAGCCGCATGACCAGGTCGTCCACCGCGACGCCCGGCAGTTGCAGGTACGGGTGCACGGAGAAGCCGAACGGCGCCACCTCGGCACCGACGTTCGTCACCTCGTGCTCGGCGCGCAGACCGTCCACGCCGACGCTCCAGCGGCTGAGCAGCCGCAACGGCCACGGGTAGCCAGGCTGCGGCGGCAGGTCGTAGCCGACCGTCACCGAGTCCGCCGTCTGCTCCAGCAGCCGCCACGGCACCCAGTTGACAAGCCCGTGGATGGCCACGTGCCGCTCCGGCTCGGTCAGCGCGAGCTGATGCGTACGGTCGGCGAACGGGTAGCGGCCGTCCCGGATCCGGTTCGGCCAGGGCGCCAGCACCTGTCCGGCGCAGCCGGGGCAGACCTCGTCGGTCGCGTACCCGTCGAGCAGGTCGACGCCGTCCTTCCGGTACGTCCGCAGGCCGCCGCCCACCTCGACGATGACGGCCTCGTGGCCGGCGGCGGCGATGGTCCACTGGGCGCCGGAGAAGGGGCGCTGGTCGGGGGTGTCCATGCCGGCGACCCTAACCGGTCACCCCCGCGCGCCGCTCGACACGGTCACGGCCGCCGCCGCCCACCGCCCGTCATGCGCGATCGCCGCCCCTTGTCCGGCTCCGTCAGGCCCGATCGCCGCTCGACGCCGTCGCGGCGCGGTAGCGCACCAGGGCCGGGAAGGCGACCGCGAGCACCACCACGAGCGCCGCCGAGGCGAGGCCGCCGGCCACCCAGGCCACCCCGCCACCGAAGCCGGCGGCCATGGTGCCGGCCCGCAGGTCACCAAGCCGCGGCCCGCCGGCCACCACCACCGTGTTGACGCCCTGGAGCCGGCCACGCATCCGGTCCGGCGCGTAGACCAGCAGCATCGACTGCCGCAGGACCGCGCTGACCAGGTCGGCGGCACCGGCGACGGCGAGCAGCACCACCATCAGCCAGAGTTGGTGGGCCAACCCGGCGGCTGCGATCGCCAAGCCCCAGGCGACCACAGCGACCACCAGGCCGAGCCCCTGCCTGCGGAGTCGACCGATCCAACCGGAGGTCAACCCTCCGATCATCGAGCCGATCGCGATGGCGGCGTAGAGCAGGCCGACCGCTCCACCACCTCCGAAGCGTTCGTGGGCGATCTCCGGGAACAGCGCCCGGGGCATGGCCAGGATCATCGCGATCAGGTCCACCCCGAAGGAGAGCAGCAGCACCGGCGTGGTCGCCAGGTAGCGGAACCCGTCGACAACGCTTGCCAGGCCGGCACGGCGGGGCTCACCGTCAGGGCTCGGCTCCGGCGGCAGCGACGGCAGGCGCAGGGCTGCCCAGAGCATCGCTGTGAACAGCACCGCGTCCACGCCGTACGCGATCGACAGGACGAGCCTGGTGTCGGTGGAGGCCGCGAGGATCAGGCCGGCGGCGAGCGGCCCGGCCACCGAGGCCGCGGTGAACGTCGTGTAGTTCAGGGTGCTGGCAGCCGGCACGAGGTTGTCCGGCACCAGTCGGGGCAGCATGGCGCTACGGGCCGGGGAACTGATCGCGAACGCCACCGACTGCACCGCCATCAGCGCCAACAGCAGCACCGGGCTGCCCACGTTCAGCAGCGCCTGCACCAGCAGGCCAAGGGTGGACGCCCAGAGCAGCACCGACCCGCCGAGCAACACCACCCGGCGGTCGCGGGCGTCGGCGATGGCGCCGCCCCAGAGCCCGAAGATCAGCAACGGTACGAAGGCCGCCACGCCCAGCAGGCCGACCCAGAACGAGTCCTTCGTCAGGGCGTACATCTCCACAGGCACGGCGACGGCAGTGAACTGGAAGCCGAACATCGCCACGGTGTTGCCGAGCCAGAGCCGCCGGTACGCGGGGACGCGCAGCGGACGTACGTCGATCGCCCAGCGGCGTCCTGCCCGCCGCCGGGCCTCCTGCACGCCCGTCACGGTGCCAGCCGCTCGACGATCCAGCTCCCGTCGCCGCTCGGGACGCCACCGGGTGGCCCCTCGTCGGTGCGCCGGAACCGCAACCTGTCGTGCAGTCGACCGGCCCGGCCCTGCCAGAACTCCACCGAATCGGGCCGGACCCGCAGGCCACCCCAGTTCGGTGGGGGCGGGATGACGGCCTCGTCGGCGAACCGCTCGGCCACCTCCCGATAGCGCTCCTCGAGCGCGGCCCGATCCGGCACCACCTGCGACTGCGGGCTGGCCCAGGCGCCCAGCTGGGAGCCGCGCGGCCGGCTGGCGAAGTACGCCTCGGTCACCGGGGCCTCCACCGGGGCGATCCGGCCCGCCACGACCACCTGCCGCTGCATGGCGAACCACGGAAAGACCAGGCTGGCGTACGGGTTGGCAGCCGCCTCGACTCCCTTGCGGGACAGGTGGTTGGTGAAGAAGACGAAGCCGTCGGAGTCGTACCCCTTCAGCAGCACGGTCCGGCCGCTCGGCCGGCCGGCGGCGTCGGCGGTGCCCACCACCATCGCGTTCGGCTCGGGTAGCCCGAAGGCAACCGCGTCGGCGAACCAGCTGTCGAACTGGGTGTGCCAGTCACCGGCCAGGTCGGCCTCGGTCAGGCCCAGCTCCGCGGCGTACTCGTTACGCATCGCGGCCGGACCAGGTGTGTCGCCCGTCACGTCCTACTCCTTCTCGGCGGCCCGGTCGCGCACTCCCGCGCTGACCAGCCCGCACCGCCCAGTCTCACCGAGCGGCGTGGAATATGCGCGCCCGGGGGTGTCGCGTGCGGCACAGTCGCCGTGGGTCGCGTATCCGCTGACGCAGCAGGCAAGATGTTCCGAACACATCCCTGAGGGTCGCCTAAGGCGCCCGGCCGACCGGCCGGATGAGCTGATCGGGCGCACCGAGCAGATCCAGGAGAGCGACATGGCCGATTTCAAACCCGGGCTGGAGGGCGT from Micromonospora profundi harbors:
- a CDS encoding DUF5941 domain-containing protein; the protein is MTLAIVLAAGTPAAGLATATGEPLADRLAAQLRRAGADEVRFAATLDDLAALADAATGPLLVTGTDLVAHTAVLRHLATSPVGPTVALVLSDPPVPGRTAVREERGQVVDAGAVGDLDGDATGVFGGALRVGVDDLPNLAAAARAAASGVLPVAAPIGPAGDVSPLPVAGGGGSAGSAPAGGPGSAVDRLVAGLAALGTLIFAQRVRLLVAHRVEDAVGLAAAEAAVTAVDEDRAELRLSVKEKDDFFSTYFVSTWSPYVVRLAARMRLTPTGVTVISVLFALAAAVLFGVGGRPALVGGAVLLYLGFVLDCVDGQLARYTRHFSAWGGWLDTMADRAKEYLVYAGLGFGVSHAGLGNGWALAIAAMTLQTVRHMTDTWYGVLHDEAARRPRSATGASGGIGDRLNAASTRVQADTGSLSYWLKRTVVFPIGERWALIAITVALFNPLVSLVAVLVWGTLAFAYTGALRTLRARWMRVPVLDTVDATLHRDDGPLARWLPAVRPMGPLTLAVIAALGPAVLLVAALLGDSPEGLRWTVPVALLVLLAGGLGAGAAHNGPLDWLVPAALRAGEYLFAIAVGVVGDAPGWLIFGYVFVLTVHHYDLTARLEKRQVAPPLHAATLGWEGRSVLLALAAIAGMVGMGMATLGAYLLVVFVASAVLAWFVRPARDARASAASLGAGGVTPR
- a CDS encoding ABC transporter ATP-binding protein; its protein translation is MAPIIEADQLGIRFVRNRRRQLRLRELFIHRGARGALPGQFWPLRDVSFTVEPGETVGVIGRNGTGKSTLLRLIAGVLIPDEGSIRVHGAVAPLLELSAGFSNDLTGRENLHLVGGLHGLSASYLKRHFDEIVEFAGEQVERAIDTSVRHYSSGMKVRLGFAIISHLPHPILLMDEVTAVGDAEFRKKCYATIDRLLGEGRTLVLVSHNEKDLTRFCRRGLFLDAGRLTLDGTIAEALDAYHAAVPR
- a CDS encoding ABC transporter permease encodes the protein MTAGVAALWSHRNSLRILVRRDLAVKYQQSVLGYFWSLIEPLGMGAIYWFVFGVLYSRDTGRHLGEAAGSYPLFLITGIFAWMWTSSALSEATNALTGQSRLITTMNVPRQVFPIGRVTGRFAEYAAGLPILAAIAVIYTVHGRIHPGWSLLALPLAVVVQAALLIGLALLLSAWNVLMRDVERLMRLIIRVLFYATPIIYPLSLVRESSLPGWLKVVYELNPLVGIFQLHHAIWYPDEFPDARLLATTVVGSLLVLAAGWWSFRRLEPAVLKEL
- a CDS encoding L-serine ammonia-lyase, coding for MISVFDLFSVGIGPSSSHTVGPMRAARTFVSGLKADGLLTDTARVQAELFGSLGATGHGHGSGQAVLLGLAGEAPETVDTNSVGSRVERIRAEQRISLLDAHEVDFDPDRDLTLHRRRSLPYHPNGMTFAAYDGAGVELRSRTYYSVGGGFVVDEAAAGADRIKPDGTRVRYPFLTGAQLLEVTTATGLSISEVMLANERSWRSEAEIRAGLLDIWRVMRECVQQGCERDGVLPGGLKVRRRAAELRRSLEADTGSTDPLRVMDWVTLFALAVNEENAAGGRVVTAPTNGAAGIIPAVLHYYTRFVPGADEDGVVRFLLAAGAIGVLFKENASISGAEVGCQGEVGSACSMAAAGLAEALGGTPEQVENAAEIGMEHNLGLTCDPVGGLVQIPCIERNAVASIKAITAARLALRGDGVHAVSLDKVIKTMRETGADMKVKYKETARGGLAVNVIEC
- a CDS encoding PspC domain-containing protein; the protein is MSRKLVRPRQGRMLAGVCAGLGQRFGMSAGMVRLLFLLSLLLPGTQVIVYLILWVLMPNEDRYLAATGR
- a CDS encoding DUF4230 domain-containing protein, translating into MARDADINEPTREFPGYPTGDDLKERSTAAPEPPADTPGDTGGPTTGGAGGAARGLLLLLGAAALAVVVLLGVQATGFLPDFRNPFAKEQTDRSQPPLLKSIQDLSRYVAAEGNFQVVVDTQNDRRNVPDFLLNERTLFVGAGSVEAYVDFTKIGEGAIVQSADGKSVEIKLPAPQLGETNLDLEKSYVFAEQRGLLNRLGDLVGNDPNRQQQVYQLAEERITAAARDSGLSARAEENTRKMLEGLLRSLGYQQVTVTYTAP
- a CDS encoding acyl-CoA dehydrogenase family protein codes for the protein MTAPLDLLDLDPSLSEEERQIRDVVRQLVDDRVRPHVADWYEQGRVPARELAQEFGKLGLLGMHLSGYGCAGASAVAYGLACQELEAADSGVRSLVSVQGSLAMYAIWRYGSEDQKRRWLPAMATGEVIGCFGLTEPDHGSDPASMATRARRDGDDWVLSGGKMWITNAPIADVGVIWARTESGVRGFAVPMDMPGVTTREIPRKMSLRASVTGEISLDDVRIPAAAQLPEAIGLKAPLSCLTEARYGIVWGSVGAARDCLETALAYATTRTQFGRPLAGFQLTQAKLADMAVELVKSQLLALHLGRLAEAGRLRPEQVSVGKLNNVREALAIARQCRTILGANGVSGEYPVMRHANNLESVLTYEGTSEIHQLVVGQRLTGLSAFA
- a CDS encoding type II toxin-antitoxin system VapB family antitoxin, whose translation is MIFRAVRDGRPYPEHNLTLKQWAEIPPRPLRLDQLITTKRELALDKLLAEDSTFYGDLFPHVVQWNGGLYLEDGLHRALRAALQQRNQIHARVLVLSGSTE